The nucleotide sequence AGAACGTGTGGCTTCGGTGCAAAGCGCACAACGATCTCGCGGCGGAAGAGGACTTCGGCGAGGCGCACATGGCGCGCGTCAAGGGCGAGGTTCCGCCTTAGATGGTGCGGCGACCTTTGTTCTCGAGGCGGTGCCAACGCGCACCGGCCTGGATGGTGCGGCGCACCTTGTTTCTCAAGGCGGGGGCTGCGCGCACCGGCCTGGATGGTTCGTTCGCGCGTCTCAAGGCCGTGCCAGCGCGCACCAGCCTGGTCCCGATGCGCAGCGACCGTTGAAGCACACGCCACAGTCGCAGTCGGTGTCGCCCTTGCAGCTCAGGAGGCGAAAATCGCGCACTCGGGCGCAATCGCGCACTTCGCGTAGCCGCTCACTTGTGCGCCAAGCGAACCACGGTGCAGCTGCGGCCCCAGCGCTGGCGAATCGCGCCGCCGCGCTCGCTGTCGGAGCGGCGCAGGGTCACGGCCAGCTCCGTCGGTCGCCCCGAGGGCGCCACGCTGCGCCAGGGCAACGCGATCGTGACGCCCCACTCTTCGTCTTCCTTCTCGTCGCTGTCCACGTCGCCGTCCACGTCGAAGCCCGCTCGAATGCCAAGAGCCTTGCAGTCCTTCGCGCCCTGGAACGTGCAGTCGAGTTTGCCTTGCGGAGCAGCTTCGATCACGAGTCTGCCCGGCGAAGCAGCTGGGATGCGACGCGCGTCGACGAGTTTGCCTTGCGGAGCAGCTTCGATCTCGAGCTTGCCTTGCAGCGGAGCTTCGACGCGGCGCGCGCCGACGAGCTTGCCTTGCGGCGAAGCGTCGCCGCGACGCGTGTCGTTGGGTTTGCCTTGCGGCGCGGCTTCGATGCCGCCGTCGAACTCGAGGGTCACTCGATCCGTCGAGCGCAGATTGTCGTCCGCCACGTAGATCTGCAGATACAGCGCCTTTTCGTCCCAGCTGGCGCGCGCTTCGGTGTGAGCCACGGAACCGTTGCCTCGCTCCGCCACGAAGGCCTCGGTGCGGGTGGCTTCGCGCCACACGTCTTGATCCAACTTGCCGTTGATCGCAGGCGTGCCGCGCTTGGCCAACAGCGCGACGCAAGGCGACGCGGGCGCACTCACGGCGATCGTCGTGCCGCTCGCTGCGCCGCTCGCAGCGCCGCTCGCCCCCGTTTGCGCAGACGCGGCACCTTGGGTCGGCGTTGACGCTTTGCCCGCAGCAGACGCCGTCTCCGCGCCGCTCGCTGCACCCTTGCCCGGCGCTTCGGAACTCGCACTGCTGCTCGGCGCATCCGACTTCTTACCGCAGCCGAAGAGCGACGCCGCGAGCGCTGTGGTGAGCGCGACCGCGGTGAGCGAGACGCCGGTGAGCTCGAGGGCAGCCAGTGCCACAGGAATGAAGGAGCGCACGCAGGTCACGGTACCGTGAAGCTCTTCAGGGGCTTGGCGATGCTGCCCGCTTTGTATTGGCGCACGCGGAAGCCGCCGCCCGCCAGTTGATGGATGGTGGCGAAGCCGTGTTGCTGCCCCGCGCGCGTGATCGGCGCGCCGCCCAGACCTTCGATCAGCTGCCTTTTGCTCGGCGTGTACTCCCAAAAGTGACGGTGCCCCACCAGCAGCATGTCGTACTTCGCGCCCTTCAGGATCTTGTCCATCTCGGTGGTGCAGGGTGCATCGGAACCCATGGGTTGATGGCGCGCCACGAAGGTGTAGGTAGTCGGCTTGTCGAGCTGGTTCTGCAGCCAGGTCTTCTGCGCGCTGCTCCAAGCGTTGCAGGCCGTGATCAGGAACTTCGAGGTCCACTTGCCGTTCACGTCGTCGATCTTGATGGCGTAGTAGGGCTTGGACTTGCCCAGGGGTTTGACCAACTTGTTGAGGAAGGCGTTGTAGCTCTTGTTGTTGGTGGCTCCGGCGCAGTTGCCGTTGTTGCCGCCGCACTCGTGATTGCCCAGGGACGCGAAGACGGTGCCCGAGTAGTTGTTCCGTGCCTTCACGTACAAGTCGAGTTGCTTGGCGCCCTCGGAGCCCTGGGGCTTGGCGAACATGTAGTCGCCGGTGGCGATCACGAACTGGGGTCGCGGCTTCAGCGCTTGGAAGTCCTTGTAGATCTGCGTGATGGTCTTGGTCGGGTAGTTCTTGGTGCCGTCGCTGCCCGGGGGGCGCGTGTCACCGACGACGGCGAACCGCAAGCGCGAGACTTGTCCGCCGCTCGCATCCACGCCAGGTTCTGGCCCTGCGTCCGCGCCAGGTTCCGGCCCTGCGTCCACGCCCGCGTCCAGGTCCTCCTCGCCGCCATCGTCGCCCGCGTCGACTTCGGGCTCCACGCACTCGCCGGAGATCAGATCGCAGGTGGTTCCCGCGGCGCAGATACCGCAACCGTTGGAACCACAGCTGCCGTTGGAGGGCGCACACACCGAAACCGGAGTGCCATCTTCGCGGAACGCCTCGATGCACGTCTCGTTTGCGTTGCACGCGCCCTGATCACACAGCCGTCCACAGTAGTCGCTCCCCGCGTACTGCACGCAAGCGGCGTCGGGGCCGCATTCCGAAGACTCGGTGCAGGGCGTGCACGTCGAAGCGCTGCCGTCCGTGGCGCTGCCGTCCGTCGTCGCGTCGACGCTGGCGTCCGAACCGTCCAGTTCCGCCTCGTCGCTCGCTTGCCCGCAACCCGCCACGAGTAGCGCGCCCAAGATGAACGTCATTGTTACTTCTCGTCGCGTCATTGCTGCGGCCAACTCTGCAAGGGCCACGCCACGCGCAGCACGCGGACGCAAAGCCTGCTTTTCCGCGCTGCTGGCGGCAAGCATCGTTCTTGCGCGCCAAGCCGGCCCTCCGCTGCCAACAACCCGAGCCAACCCCAGCTTGGCGCCCTGCCAAGCACCGGTTGGCGGTTGACTCAGCGCTCAGTCGGCTTAGTCTGGCGTCGGAGGATCTCTTCCAGCTCCTCGACGATGAGTGCTGCCCAGCCTGTGGGTTCGAGTTGCGGAACAATGTCTACGTCGTGCGTCAGGCGGCGGCTGCCGTGCGCGCGTGCGGCAACTCCCCCAACGATTACGAACTCGACGTCACACGCCGCGAGCTTCTTCAGAAGCTCGAGGAAGTCGATGGCCATCCGCTTCGTGTTGCTCCTTCATGGCCGAGCGCAACCGGCGTGCGGCCTCGACGGCTCTCGACAGTGAGTCGATGCGTTGCACGAAGGTCTCCGCAGTGAGCGGCGCGATGGACTCCTGGTCGGGCGCGACCCCTGTCCAATCGACGGCATCCGCATCAGTAGCCACGAAGTGAGTGTGTGTCGGCGCTTGCCCTGCTGCAAGTCCATCGCAGCTTCGGTGGTGTCCACCGCAGCCTTGGTGGCGCCCAGCGCAGCTTTGGCGGTCGACTCGCGCGCCCAGCCCGCTCCTTGAGCTATAACGGCCTTGCCATGCGCTATTGCGTGTCCGCTCTTGCAGTCTTGTTCGTCGTGTTCTTCGCGAACAGCGCGCACGCCGAAGACGACTGGTTCGGCCAGGACAAGGCGCTGCACTTTGGCGCGTCGGCGACCATTGCGGGCGGAGGCTACGCGCTGTCGACCACGTTCTTGGAGCCGCGGGTGCAGCGGGCGCTCTTTGGCGGCGGGCTCGCGCTGGTCGCGGGTGCCGGCAAGGAAGCCTATGACGCCACGGGTGCGGGCTCACCGAGCTATCGCGACTTCACCTGGGACGTGATCGGCGCCGCGACCGGCGTCGCCATCGCGTGGCTCATCGATCTCGCGATCGCCGGCGACCCGCCCGCGCGCCGCCCAGCTGAAAGCACGAGCGCGCGCCGGCGCTGAACCATCCCGCCATTGTCCCACCTGGGCAACGGGGCCTATCATTCCCGCGCAATGACGATCCAGTTCAGCCAGGAGAGCTTGCTTGCGCCCATGTCTGTGCTGTTCAGTCAGCCTCGGCAGGTGAAGTTCCAGGACGTCGACGCCGCGGGGACCATCTACTTCGCGCGCATGTTCGAGTATTTCAGCGACGCGTATCTGGCGCTGCTGCAAGAGTCGCAGTTGGACGTCGTGGGCATGTTGGAGCGTCGCGAAGGCGCGGCCCCACTGGTGCACGCCGAAGCGGACTACCTGGCGCCGCTCTTCTTCGGCGACGCCGTAATCGTCGAAGTGGTGCGCGCCCACCTGGGAAGCTCCAGCACGCGCTTCGGCTATCGCGTCAAGAAGACCGACGGCAAGGTCGCCGCTCTGGGCCAGACGCATCACGTCTGGATCGATCGCAAAGAGTTCAAGCCCCGCGCGATCCCGGAAGCGCTGCGTGACTTCCTGCTCGCCCGCGGCGCCACCGTGGCGGCCGAGCATGGCGAGGCTTGACGGCGGGCGAGCACGGCGAGCTTGACGGCGGCCGAGCAGGGTGAAGCTTGACGGCCGAGTGCATGTTCGTCGTTCGCGTTGTCACCGAAGCGCCGCGGCGTTACGGTGGCGCATGCGACGGCTAGCAACGATGTTGACGGCGGTCATCGCCATCGCGATGACCGGGGCATGTGGATCCGACGATAGCTCTTCGGGAGGACAGGGCGCATCGAGCGGAAGCGGCGGCAGCGGTGGTGGCAGCAGTGGCAGCGGTGGCAGCGGTGGCCAAGCGGGCGGCGCATCCGGCAGCGGTGGGCAGACGGGTGGAACCGCCGGAACGGGCGGCGGCGCAGGTGGCAATGCGACGCGCCCCGCTTACAACACGGGCACGGGCTTCTTCGTGCTCGACGGCAAGCTCTACGATGCGAACGGCGTCGAGTTCCGCATGCGCGGCGTGAACAAGGTGCACTACGACTTGGCCTCGCCTGGCATCGCGAAGAGCCACGCCAACGCCGAGCGCTGGGTGGTCTACGACTTCAACAAGACCACCGAGAACCAAGCGGTGATGCAGGGCATCATCGACGCGAAGATCGTGCCCATCCCTGGCGCCTGGGAAGGAACCTGCAAGCCGGAAGCGTCCTTTCTCGACTCGATGGTCAGCACCTGGGTGGCGCAGGCGTCGATCTGGAACGCCTACGAGAAGTACATGATCCTCAACATTGCCAACGAGTGGGGACCCTCGGCGTCGGATGGCGCGGGGTGGCGCGACGCCTACATCACGGCCATCGGCAAGCTGCGCGCAGCTGGCTACAAGTGCACGATCTCGATCACCTCCGGCGGCTGCGGTCAGGACAACGGCGATCTGGTGACGTACGCCAAGGAAGTCTTCGACGCGGATCCCGAAAAGAACGTGATCTTCGACCAACACATCTACGGTGGCTGGGCCAACGGCAACGGAGAGAGCTGGCAGACGGATCTGAAGACCGGCTTCGACGCGCTGCAGTCCCTCGGCCTGGTCGTGATGATCGGCGAGCTAGGTCCCGGGCGCAGCATTGGACCGTCGCCCACGGACATGGATCCCTTGTTGATCGTGGCCGAAGCCGAGAAGCGCGGCTTTGGTTGGTTGGCCTGGGCCTGGGACGACAACAACCTGCCCAACGCCAAGGCCGACGACAACTGGTTCTCCCTGACCTACGATCCGTCCACCGGCTACGCGACCGGCAACGCCGACGACCTGACGATCTTTGGCAAGCAGATCGTGCTCGACGCGACCTACGGGCTCGAGGCCCTGGCGAAACCCGCGACGATCTTCTGAGGCGGATTCTCTCAGCCCGCGAACCCTTTTGTGCTTTGGTTGGCTCTACCTCCCGTGAGCCTCACTCGTCGACATCTCCTCGCCTCCTTGCCCATCGCGGTCCTGGCCGCTTGTGAGCAGAAATCCACGTCCAGTTCCGGCGGCGGCGCCAAAACGCGCCCGTCTCTCGGGCCGATGATGAAGCCAGCGGATCTGGCGAAGCGTCTGAACGACGTGAAGTCAGGGAAGATCTCCGTGCTCTACGTCGGACCGGAGATCCTCTTCGAGCATGGCCACGTGCCCGGTGCGCTAAGGCTGCCCGAAGCTGGCACCGACGCGGGCTACCAAGCGCTGGTCAAAGCCATCGCGAAGACGCCGAAGGACGTCGAGCTGGTCGTGTACTGTGGCTGCTGCCCGTACCGAAGCTGTCCCAACGTGCGCCCCGCCAACGAAGCCCTGCACGCATCGGGTCGCAAGAACTTCCACCTGTTGGATCTCCCGACGAACTACAAGACGGACTGGAAAGACAAGGGCTACCCCTCCGAGCGCAGCGGCTAGCTGTCGCGGAAGATTTGTTCGGCGCACGCGTCGCCAGGCTTGGTGTAGCGTGGGCGGCCCATGGACGTACTCAAGACCTTTCACTCCTTTTCGGGGCGCCAGTTGGTGGTCAAGCACGCGTCGACTGCCACCGGCACGAACATGGAGTTCTCGCTCTATCTGCCGCCCGCGGCCGAACAAGGCAAGGTGCCGTTGCTCGTCTATCTCTCGGGGTTGACTTGCACTTGGGAGAACGCCACGACCAAGGCGGGCTTTCAGCGCGACGCGTCCGAGCTCGGGATCGCGGTGCTCTGTCCCGATACCAGCCCGCGCGGCGAAGGCGTGCCGAACGACGCCGCGTACGACTTGGGCCAAGGCGCGGGCTTCTACTTGAACGCGACGCAGGCGCCCTGGTCCCAGCACTTCGCCATGGAGCGCTACGTCGTGGAGGAGCTGCTCGCACTGGTGTGCGACGGCTTTCCCATTGACGCTGGGGCGATCGGCATCACGGGTCATTCCATGGGCGGTCACGGCGCGCTGACCCTGGCCTTTCGTCACCCGGATCGCTTCAAGAGCGTGTCGGCGCTGTCGCCGATCGTGGCGCCCACGCAGGTGCCCTGGGGGCAGAAGGCGTTCGCTGCCTATCTCGGCGAGGATCGCGCTGCCTGGGCCGAGCACGATGCTTGTGAGCTCGTGAGGCGTGGCGCTCACCCTTCGCGGATCCTGATCGACCAAGGTCGCGGGGACGAGTTCCTGCAGCGCGAGCTTCGGCCAGAGCTATTCGTGGACGCCGCCAAGAACGTGGACCAGGCCCTGGAGCTGCGCCTGCACGACGGCTACGACCACTCCTACTACTTCATCGCCAGCTTCATGCCGGATCATCTGCGCCATCACGCGAAGCTGCTGCGCGGCTGACGCGCTTCACGGGTCGGCTGTTCATCATGCCAAGACGCTGCACGGCTGCGCCGCCGCGGCGCCAAAAGCGACGCACTCGGCGCCGCGAGCCGCTTTCCCTTGCGGTTCGCGCCCTTCGTCCCCATGCTCCCCCTACACAGGGGGAAGAGAGCCAATCATGAGCCAGAGCTATCAACCGTCTTTCACGCGTGAGCGTGCCGCCGCGGGCAACCTCGTGGAGCGCCGCGCGCGCTTCATCGTCCGCACCTACAACCACCTGTTCCTAGCGATCTTGGCCTTCGCGGCCATCGAGATCGCCCTCTTCAAGTCCGGCCTGGCGCCGATCATCGCCCAGGCCATGGTGGGCACGAGCTGGATGCTCGTGCTCGGCGGTTTCATGGTCGTCTCTTGGCTGGCAAGCCGCGTCGCTCACACCTCGACGTCGAAGCCTGCGCAGTACGCCGCCCTCGGCGGGTTCGTGGTGGCTGAAGCGATCATCTTCGTGCCGCTGCTCTTCATCGCGCAGCACTACGCCCCCGGCGCCATTCAGAGCGCGGGCATCGTGACCATGGTCGGCTTCGCTGGTCTCACCGCCATCGCCTTCACCACGCGCAAAGACTTCTCGTTCCTGGGCAGCTTCCTGCGCTGGGGTGGACTCTGCGCGCTGTTGCTCATCGGCGCTTCGATCCTGTTCGGCTTCAAGCTGGGCACCTTCTTCAGCGTGGGCATGGTCGCCTTCGCCGGCGCAGCGATTCTGTACGACACCTCGAATGTGCTTCGTCACTTCCCCGAGGACCGCTACGTGGGCGCCGCCTTGGAACTGTTCGCCTCCGTGGCGCTCATGTTCTGGTACGTGCTGCGCCTGTTCGTCGCGGCGCGCGACTGAGCGGGTGACGCCGTCAGGTCCGGCAGATCGGAGGTGGCCGCCCGCCAGTGGCCACCGCCGGGCATGCCAGCACGCCACACGCAAAAACCTCGACGCAACCGTTGGCATGGCAGTCGCACTTGGGTGGGCAGCCAAGCCCGTCCACGCGAGGTACAATGACGAATATGAGTGACTCTTCGGCATGGGTAGACGTGCGCTACCGAGTGCAACCGAGTGCCGACGCGTGGATCTTGCCGGAGGTCCCCGTGCCCGAGTCTCGCCCCCACGACAAGTTGTCGCGCCATCTAGCGGATGTGTTCGAAGCCTGGGTGGCGCGCACCGGCCTCGATGCCATCGTCGGACACAACCTTGCGGTGCGCTGGGTGAAGGCGAATCCCAAGATCGGGATCGACCCGGATGTGGCGCTCATCACGCCGGCGCCCCCTCAGGAGCACCAACTGCAGAGCCTGTGCACCTGGAAGGCGGGGCACGCGGTGCCGCGCTTGGCGATCGAGGTAGTGAGCAAGCATCATCCCTACAAGGACTATCGGGACCTCCACGAACGCTACGGCGCGAGTGGAGTGGGGGAGCTGTGGGTCCTGGACCCAGAGGGGCATGGTCCGACGTCTCTCGGCGGACCAGTTCCGATTCAACAGTGGGTGCGGCGTGATCGTGTCTTCGAGCGAACACACTTTGGGGCCGGACCCATCTTCTCCGAGGCCATCGGCGCATGGCTGTGGTCGGATCCGCTGCGCATCACAGACGACGAAGACGGCAGCGATGTCTGGCTCACGGCCGAGCAAGCTGCGCTGGCCGCCGAGCAAGCCGCGCTGGCCGCCGAGCAAGCCGCGCTGACCGCTAAGCAGGCCGCACTCGTCGAGCGAGAAGCCGAACGCGCCGCCAAGGAAGAGGCCCTCGCCCAACGCGACGCCGCTGAAGCGCGAGCCGCCGAGCTGGAGCGCAAGCTCGCGAGACGCGAGGAGCGCTGAGCACCACTACGCTTTTGCCCCCAATTCGATCACGTGCTCGATGCCGATGGCGTCGAGGAATTCGGGATCGTGACTCACCACCACGAGACCACCGGGCCACGCGGCGAGAATGGATTCCAGCGCTGCGACCGCAACGAAGTCGAGGTCGTCCGTCGGTTCGTCGAGCACGAGCAGTTCGATGGGCGGCTCGCGCTGGAAGGCGCAGATCAGCGCGGCGCGCACGCGTTCGCCAGGGCTCAGCGATGCGAGGGGACGCGCGGCCAAGGCGAGAGGAAACCCGTGCAGCGCGAGCTTCTGCACCGCCGCTTCCGGCGAACAGCTGCGGGCCAGCACGTCGAGCACGCTTTCGCGGCAGCGCCAGTTCTCCGCGTTCTGGGCGACGTAGGCGACGCGATCACCGTGGCACGTGACCTGGCCGCCGCCGGACGCACGCTCTTTCGTCAGCATGTCGAGTAGCGTGGTCTTGCCCGCGCCATTCGGCCCGACCACGGCGATGCGCTCTCGTGCGATGGATAGGTCGATGTTGGCGAACAATCCCCGTGCGCAGAGGTCCTTCGCCAGGATCACCGGGAGGCCTGTCTGCGGCAGCGTCGGCATGGCAAGCTCGAGGGGAAGCTTGACGCTCAGCGCTCGTCGCGTGCTCTTCACCCAGTCGCGCATCTTGCCGATGCGATCGCGCTGCAGATGCATGCGCTTTGCCTGACTGACTTGCTTGTAGCCACGCTTGGCATTGAGGCGACTGCGGGCCGGGCACCGCCCCAACTCGCGAACGCGACCCACGTTCTTCTTGCGCTGACGTCGCCGGCGGTCCGCCTCGATGTGCTGTTCCTTGTTCAACAGCTGGGAAAGATTGCGCAGGTATCGCTCCGACGCCCTTGCTTCGACTTCCGCAAGCTCCGCCACCAGCTCGTCGAAGCTGCCTTCGAAGGCGCGACAGCCCGACTCGGACACGACGACGAAGTCACGAAACAAGCGCAAGAGCCGTCGGTCGTGCGTCACTACCAACAGCGCTTCCGGCCAGTCGCGAAGCCAGTCCGCCAGCCACTCGACTCCGTCGCGATCCAGATCCCGAGTCGGCTCGTCCAGCAACAGCAGCTCCGGGCACCGAGCGCGAGCCTGCTCCAACGCTTTGCGCCGACGCTCGCCGGGGCTGGCGCCATCGCCACTCAGATCTTGGCGCACGAAGGCAATCCTGCCGCCGCGATCGATGTGACCGCGCTCGGGAGCATCGCCGCTGGCAAGGAGCTCGAGCAGCGAAGACTTGCCCACGCCGTTGCGACCCACCAGCGCCACGCGTTCCCGCCCCAGGCTCAGGGACAGATCGCGAAACAGGGGCCGCCCCGTGGGTGAGTCGAGACAGAGATCTCGAACGCTCAAGATGGGTGTCATCGTGACCTCCGGACCAACTCGATGATGCGCGCGACGACTTCGGGTTCCGCCTCGAGCTCGAAGCTGATGCCCTGCGCGCGCGCAGTGGTGCTCGACACGCGACAGCGCGCGTGCACGAGGTCCATCGCCTCCTTCGCGGCGTAGGGGACGAACAGGGTGCGCGCTTGCTCTTCGTTGCGCACTTTGACCAGGATTCGCTCGCGAAGCTCTGCCGCGGCCTGCGCATCGTGCGCGCTCAGCGCGAACACGTCGTGTGCTCCGCTCCACTGCTGCAACGTCGCTTCGTCCATGGGCGTCGGCAGCAGGTCGATCTTGTTGAGCACCAAGATGCGGGGCACTGCGTCGGCGCCCAGGCGTTCGAGTACGCGCTGGGTCGTTTCGAGATGCAGCGCGAGTTCCGGGTCCGAGCTGTCGACCACGATTAGCAGCAACGACGCCTCGCGCACCTCGCCCAGGGTGGACTCGAAGCTCGCGAGCAATTGCTCCGGCAGACGGCGAATGAAACCGACGGTGTCGCTCAAGAGCACCTCCTTGCCGTGACGACTCAGACAGCGACTCGTCGTGTCCAGGGTCTCGAAGGGACGGTTGCGCACCGACAGCTCTGCGCTGGTCAGCGCGTTCATCAGCGACGTCTTGCCGGCGTTGGTGTAGCCGACGAGTGCCACGCGGTGACAGCGCGACCGTTTCTTGCGTTGTAGTCGATCTGCCTCCGCCAGTCGCGCCAGACTGCGTCGCAGCACTGCCAAGCGACCATCGAGACGTCGAGCCAGGAGCTCCGACGCCGTTTCACCGGGACCGCGCGCCTTCATCATGCCGGCGGCCTGCTGATCCATGTCCAGCCCGATGCCGCGGATGCGGGGGCGCAAGTACTGGAGGTGTGCGATCTCCACTTGCACGCGTGCGCGCTCGGTCGTGGCGTGCTTCTGGAACACGTTGAGGATCACCGCCTCGCGGTCGCACACGGAGATCCCCGCCACGTCCTCCAAGTTGCGAGCTTGCGAAGGCGTGAGGGCCGCGTCGAGCACGAGCAGATTCGCGCCCGAGTCTCGCGCCTGCTGCCCGATGCGGTGAGCCGCACCTTTGCCCAGCAGCGTGCGCGGATCTGGAGTGAGCAGGTCCAGGGTTTCCTGGCCCACGACGCGGTCGCCCTGGGCCTCCACGAGTCCGAGGATCTCCGCCAGGTTCGCGGGCTGACCGCGCATCGAGACGGCGACGACGTAGCAGCGATTGGCCGCACCCAAACGCTCCGGCGCGGCCGGCGCTTCGCGGCGCGTCCAGTGTTCGATGATCTCCTCGAGCCGCCCCTCGTCCGCCAAGGGTGCTTCGGCGTGTTCTGCAATCGGTTTGGAATGAACCTTCATGACCAGCTCCCGGGCGCAGCAGCGCCCACGCGCGCCCTCAGACCGGACGACGCACTTCTTCCGCAGCGCTGCTCGAGCCATGCGATCGCGCGGCAATCACCGAACGTGATCGCACTGCGCGAGCAACGCGTTCAGGCACTCACCGCAGATCGGCAGTGGCGCCGAGTTCGCGCGCTCCATGCGAGCCACTCGAATCGTCCAAGCAGAGAGCCACGCGCGCCACGAGGGTTGCGTGCGTCCGTGAGCGGCCGACGCGCAATCCTCCTGCGTTCACCAAACCGCACAAAAAGCGGCGGAAACGCAGCGTGTTCGACTTCGCGGGCGTCGGGGGAACCGACGCACCGACCACAAGATCGAACTAGAGGAACTCTGCTGCCAGGCCCATAGTGAAAGCGATTATAGGCGCTTCGCTCGTAGAAGCAAGCGCGAAGGATCCGGACGCGCCAACGCGTTCTCTCTTTGCGCCAGGCGACGCAATACTCGCAGTGCGTTTGCCTCACGCGCGCTACCACAACGAGGGAGCATGGCGTTGGAGGTTCGGATGCGTGGTAGCTCAAGTGCAGGAGCAGTGTTGTGCGCCTTGTCGGTGGCCGTTTGGATCCCCGCTTGTTCGGATCCTGGTGCGCCCGAGCTTTCGGAGCCGTTGGACCGAGTCCGGCAAGCTGCCGGGGTGATTCACACCGTCTGCCCGACCGGATCGCCGCAAGGCCCCTGTGAGTACTCGTCTCCCGCTGCCTGTGCCATTGGCAGTACCGTGGCCGATGGCGACACTTGCCTGGTCAAGGGCGGCACGTACTACGAGACCGTTGCACTCTCCGTCTCACCGCTGGTTCTCAAGGCCGATCTCAGCTTCCGCTGCGACGTCGGACAGAAGTGCGTGATCGACGGCGAAGGTGTACGTGACCACGCTTTCTACGGCTACGACGGCTGGCTGGTCGAGGGTTTCGAGATTAGGGGCACGCGCTCGCATGCCGTGGCGGCCTACGCCGGCGCGGAGCCCAGGGGACTGCGCGACTGCTACGTGCACGACGTCGGTGGGCGCGGCATCACCACGCTGAGCGGAAACACAGGCAAGGCCCTGACCGGAATCGTCGAGCGCAGCGTCATCGAGAACACCTGGGAGCACGGCATCGTCTGCATGGCGCCGAATCCCGCAGGTCCCATCATCATCAAGAACAATTTAGTGGTGAACGCCGGTATCGGAAACGGAAGCGGGATCCAGTGCGGCGACGACGGCGTCGCGACGCACAACACCGTCGATCAGCGCGATCGCACGCAACCTTGGTTCAGCCCGTCGCCCTACGGAATCATCGCCGGCACGGCTCAGTACAACTTGGTCGTCGGCGGCAACATCTCCATCTACCCGGCGACAGCCTCGAGCGAAAACCACGCCTTCGCCTGGGGCACGTCGGCCTACGGCAATGTCGCGCCCGGCAGCGGCGACACCACGGGTGACCCCTTGTTCGTCGGCCTGGAAGACCGCCACCTCGCGGTGCTGTCCCCAGCGGTGAGTACCGCACTCAGCTCGACCGAGACGGAAGATCTGGACAAGGCCGCGCGCCCCCAGGGCCCGCAGCGCGACAAGGGCGCCTTCGAGTACACCTCGGGCTACACCGCCAAGACTCCCGAGTGGCCCGTGCGCGAAGTGGTGGAAACGCTGAACGACGACAGTGGGCCGGCCATGGCCTACTGGCCTGGTGCAGGTCC is from Polyangiaceae bacterium and encodes:
- the fghA gene encoding S-formylglutathione hydrolase, whose translation is MDVLKTFHSFSGRQLVVKHASTATGTNMEFSLYLPPAAEQGKVPLLVYLSGLTCTWENATTKAGFQRDASELGIAVLCPDTSPRGEGVPNDAAYDLGQGAGFYLNATQAPWSQHFAMERYVVEELLALVCDGFPIDAGAIGITGHSMGGHGALTLAFRHPDRFKSVSALSPIVAPTQVPWGQKAFAAYLGEDRAAWAEHDACELVRRGAHPSRILIDQGRGDEFLQRELRPELFVDAAKNVDQALELRLHDGYDHSYYFIASFMPDHLRHHAKLLRG
- a CDS encoding metallophosphoesterase, producing the protein MTFILGALLVAGCGQASDEAELDGSDASVDATTDGSATDGSASTCTPCTESSECGPDAACVQYAGSDYCGRLCDQGACNANETCIEAFREDGTPVSVCAPSNGSCGSNGCGICAAGTTCDLISGECVEPEVDAGDDGGEEDLDAGVDAGPEPGADAGPEPGVDASGGQVSRLRFAVVGDTRPPGSDGTKNYPTKTITQIYKDFQALKPRPQFVIATGDYMFAKPQGSEGAKQLDLYVKARNNYSGTVFASLGNHECGGNNGNCAGATNNKSYNAFLNKLVKPLGKSKPYYAIKIDDVNGKWTSKFLITACNAWSSAQKTWLQNQLDKPTTYTFVARHQPMGSDAPCTTEMDKILKGAKYDMLLVGHRHFWEYTPSKRQLIEGLGGAPITRAGQQHGFATIHQLAGGGFRVRQYKAGSIAKPLKSFTVP
- a CDS encoding thioesterase family protein; protein product: MTIQFSQESLLAPMSVLFSQPRQVKFQDVDAAGTIYFARMFEYFSDAYLALLQESQLDVVGMLERREGAAPLVHAEADYLAPLFFGDAVIVEVVRAHLGSSSTRFGYRVKKTDGKVAALGQTHHVWIDRKEFKPRAIPEALRDFLLARGATVAAEHGEA
- a CDS encoding sugar-binding protein, translated to MRSFIPVALAALELTGVSLTAVALTTALAASLFGCGKKSDAPSSSASSEAPGKGAASGAETASAAGKASTPTQGAASAQTGASGAASGAASGTTIAVSAPASPCVALLAKRGTPAINGKLDQDVWREATRTEAFVAERGNGSVAHTEARASWDEKALYLQIYVADDNLRSTDRVTLEFDGGIEAAPQGKPNDTRRGDASPQGKLVGARRVEAPLQGKLEIEAAPQGKLVDARRIPAASPGRLVIEAAPQGKLDCTFQGAKDCKALGIRAGFDVDGDVDSDEKEDEEWGVTIALPWRSVAPSGRPTELAVTLRRSDSERGGAIRQRWGRSCTVVRLAHK
- a CDS encoding Uma2 family endonuclease — its product is MSDSSAWVDVRYRVQPSADAWILPEVPVPESRPHDKLSRHLADVFEAWVARTGLDAIVGHNLAVRWVKANPKIGIDPDVALITPAPPQEHQLQSLCTWKAGHAVPRLAIEVVSKHHPYKDYRDLHERYGASGVGELWVLDPEGHGPTSLGGPVPIQQWVRRDRVFERTHFGAGPIFSEAIGAWLWSDPLRITDDEDGSDVWLTAEQAALAAEQAALAAEQAALTAKQAALVEREAERAAKEEALAQRDAAEARAAELERKLARREER
- a CDS encoding cellulase family glycosylhydrolase, with translation MRRLATMLTAVIAIAMTGACGSDDSSSGGQGASSGSGGSGGGSSGSGGSGGQAGGASGSGGQTGGTAGTGGGAGGNATRPAYNTGTGFFVLDGKLYDANGVEFRMRGVNKVHYDLASPGIAKSHANAERWVVYDFNKTTENQAVMQGIIDAKIVPIPGAWEGTCKPEASFLDSMVSTWVAQASIWNAYEKYMILNIANEWGPSASDGAGWRDAYITAIGKLRAAGYKCTISITSGGCGQDNGDLVTYAKEVFDADPEKNVIFDQHIYGGWANGNGESWQTDLKTGFDALQSLGLVVMIGELGPGRSIGPSPTDMDPLLIVAEAEKRGFGWLAWAWDDNNLPNAKADDNWFSLTYDPSTGYATGNADDLTIFGKQIVLDATYGLEALAKPATIF
- a CDS encoding Bax inhibitor-1 family protein, with translation MSQSYQPSFTRERAAAGNLVERRARFIVRTYNHLFLAILAFAAIEIALFKSGLAPIIAQAMVGTSWMLVLGGFMVVSWLASRVAHTSTSKPAQYAALGGFVVAEAIIFVPLLFIAQHYAPGAIQSAGIVTMVGFAGLTAIAFTTRKDFSFLGSFLRWGGLCALLLIGASILFGFKLGTFFSVGMVAFAGAAILYDTSNVLRHFPEDRYVGAALELFASVALMFWYVLRLFVAARD